One window from the genome of Haladaptatus paucihalophilus DX253 encodes:
- a CDS encoding bacterio-opsin activator domain-containing protein, which produces MTRQQPPRSGAVELVFSLHDERCFFIAASERTGGEFIGERAVHRADGNMLEFFTVRGVRPATVLDVAADLPMVREARVVSEHSDSTLMEFVVSGPCVAATLADTDAVIRDVRADDGNARIVADVSPHGDVRKVVDRVFERHEGARLLSKRTLGDTIPGLSNTSHNAHLTADLTDKQLAAVEVATREGYFSWPRESTAAECATVMGVSQPTFSQHLWTGLEKLLRSLFETDEEVSDDSLVNDTI; this is translated from the coding sequence ATGACCCGCCAACAGCCGCCCCGGTCGGGTGCGGTCGAACTGGTCTTCTCACTCCACGACGAGCGATGTTTCTTCATCGCCGCGTCCGAGCGCACGGGTGGCGAGTTCATCGGTGAGCGGGCGGTTCATCGGGCGGACGGGAACATGCTCGAATTCTTCACCGTTCGGGGCGTGAGACCCGCAACCGTGCTCGACGTCGCCGCCGACCTTCCGATGGTTCGGGAGGCCAGAGTCGTGAGCGAGCATTCCGACTCGACGTTGATGGAATTCGTGGTCAGCGGCCCGTGCGTGGCCGCGACGTTGGCGGATACGGACGCCGTGATACGGGACGTGCGGGCCGACGACGGCAACGCACGAATCGTCGCGGACGTTTCGCCACACGGCGACGTCAGAAAGGTTGTAGACCGGGTGTTCGAACGCCACGAGGGTGCTCGACTCCTGTCCAAGCGAACGCTCGGGGATACCATTCCGGGCCTCTCGAACACGTCACACAACGCACACCTGACGGCGGATTTGACGGACAAGCAACTCGCGGCGGTGGAGGTCGCAACGCGGGAAGGATACTTTTCGTGGCCCCGCGAGAGCACCGCCGCCGAGTGTGCGACGGTGATGGGCGTCTCCCAACCGACCTTCAGCCAACACCTCTGGACGGGACTGGAGAAATTGCTTCGCTCCCTGTTCGAAACCGACGAAGAAGTATCGGACGACAGCTTGGTGAATGATACCATATAG
- a CDS encoding HalOD1 output domain-containing protein, whose protein sequence is MNRPHGSESISQHVVFEVAEQANVQPNELPPLYDFIDPDALDTVVASNPDLELSFSFAGYRVTIDGEDSIQVREDD, encoded by the coding sequence ATGAACCGACCGCACGGTAGCGAATCGATCAGCCAACACGTCGTATTCGAGGTGGCCGAGCAGGCGAACGTACAACCGAACGAACTCCCGCCGTTGTACGATTTCATCGACCCCGACGCACTCGATACGGTGGTCGCCAGCAATCCCGACCTCGAACTGTCGTTTTCGTTCGCCGGATACAGGGTGACAATCGACGGCGAGGATTCGATTCAGGTCCGAGAGGACGACTGA
- a CDS encoding pyridoxamine 5'-phosphate oxidase family protein has translation MGDIESVRMDDEERDEFLTSGGTGVISFPSGIDESPYSVPVSYGYDAAETHFYFRLALGPGSEKTEVVDRPVTFVTYDHTDDGWKSVVVTGRLDEVAKADIDSEVTRGMQRVAIPIVDLFERDSREVTFDFYHLHPEEMTSRKEAHTET, from the coding sequence ATGGGGGACATCGAATCCGTCCGAATGGACGACGAAGAGCGGGACGAGTTTCTCACGAGCGGCGGAACAGGCGTCATCTCGTTCCCGTCTGGTATCGATGAATCGCCGTACTCGGTGCCTGTGTCGTACGGCTACGACGCGGCCGAGACGCACTTCTATTTCCGTCTCGCGCTCGGTCCGGGGAGCGAGAAAACGGAGGTCGTTGACCGCCCGGTCACGTTCGTCACCTACGACCACACGGACGACGGGTGGAAGAGCGTGGTCGTCACCGGAAGGTTAGACGAGGTGGCGAAGGCGGACATCGACTCGGAGGTGACGCGGGGGATGCAACGGGTCGCTATCCCGATTGTGGACCTGTTCGAGCGCGACTCGCGGGAAGTGACGTTCGACTTCTACCACCTCCACCCCGAGGAGATGACGAGTCGGAAGGAAGCCCACACCGAAACCTAA
- a CDS encoding PhzF family phenazine biosynthesis protein, whose protein sequence is MTDNPFHVVDVFARERYAGNQLAVVHDAASLTDEEMLDITRETNFSEATFIDSPETRDGGYDVRIFDPAEEIPFAGHPTLGTAFVIREFVRDDRPDELTLNLGVDQIPVHVERDEDGTESFWMHQIPPTFERTFDHALAARVLSLDEEDVDTEFPVQLVSTGLPTLVVPLRSLDAVRRAETNHEPYYEDLIEPHGNMNVVLFAPETEADNDLHARVFADCAGVPEDPATGSSNGCLAAYLVEHGYFDSDDIDVRVEQGYEMGRPSLLHLRASRTDENIDVRVGGRVIPVAEGTLL, encoded by the coding sequence ATGACCGACAACCCATTTCACGTCGTAGACGTGTTCGCCCGGGAGCGGTACGCTGGCAACCAGCTCGCGGTCGTTCACGACGCGGCGTCGCTGACCGACGAGGAGATGCTGGACATCACCCGCGAGACGAATTTCTCCGAGGCGACGTTCATCGACTCCCCGGAGACGCGGGACGGCGGGTACGACGTCCGCATCTTCGACCCGGCGGAAGAAATCCCGTTCGCGGGGCACCCAACGCTCGGCACGGCGTTCGTCATCCGGGAGTTCGTCCGCGACGACCGCCCCGACGAACTCACGCTCAATCTCGGGGTCGACCAGATACCCGTCCACGTCGAACGGGACGAGGACGGCACCGAATCCTTCTGGATGCACCAGATTCCGCCGACGTTCGAGCGGACCTTCGACCACGCGCTCGCGGCCCGCGTCCTCTCGCTCGACGAGGAGGACGTCGATACGGAGTTCCCCGTCCAACTCGTCTCGACCGGTCTCCCGACGCTCGTCGTACCGCTTCGGTCGCTCGATGCGGTCCGTCGGGCGGAGACGAATCACGAACCCTACTACGAGGACCTCATCGAACCGCACGGAAACATGAACGTCGTCCTCTTCGCGCCGGAAACGGAGGCGGATAACGACCTTCACGCCCGGGTGTTCGCCGACTGCGCGGGGGTTCCCGAGGATCCGGCAACGGGCTCCTCGAACGGCTGTTTGGCGGCCTATCTGGTCGAACACGGCTACTTCGATTCGGACGACATCGACGTGCGGGTCGAACAGGGGTACGAGATGGGCCGACCGTCGCTCCTCCACCTCCGCGCTTCGAGGACGGACGAGAACATCGACGTGCGAGTCGGCGGGCGCGTGATTCCGGTCGCCGAGGGTACCCTGTTGTAG
- the arsB gene encoding ACR3 family arsenite efflux transporter, whose amino-acid sequence MSDDLGVLDRYLTVWIGLAMAVGIALGRFVPGVADVLNAVTWHGTSLPIALGLFVMIFPIMAEIDYARIPRVTRTARAEIGLTLAFNWLVAPFLMYGLAVVFLDGHPEFVTGLIIVGIAPCIAMVLVWNELAAGNQEMCAVCVGVNSLLQIALFVPYAFLFLTVLRGTAVSVSMTLIAQMVLVFLGLPLALGYVAQKVAFRTMGREAYYERVIPKIGPFGLLGLLFTVVVMFALKGDFIVSNPDQIVLIAIPLLLFFVGLWTIAYGLGALLGFEYTESVSLAFTAASNNFELAIAVAVAVFGIGSNVALATVVGPLIEVPVMLALVRVALATKDQLFGDRSGVPGGVSSD is encoded by the coding sequence GTGAGCGACGACCTTGGCGTTCTCGACCGCTATCTCACCGTCTGGATCGGACTCGCAATGGCCGTCGGAATCGCGCTCGGACGATTCGTCCCCGGCGTTGCCGACGTTCTCAACGCGGTCACGTGGCACGGCACGAGCCTACCAATCGCGCTCGGTCTGTTCGTGATGATATTCCCGATTATGGCCGAAATCGACTACGCTCGAATCCCCCGTGTCACGCGGACGGCCCGCGCGGAGATCGGCCTGACCCTCGCGTTCAACTGGCTCGTCGCGCCGTTTCTCATGTACGGACTCGCCGTGGTCTTCCTCGACGGCCACCCCGAGTTCGTCACCGGCCTCATCATCGTCGGCATCGCGCCCTGCATCGCGATGGTGCTCGTCTGGAACGAACTCGCGGCCGGAAATCAGGAGATGTGTGCGGTCTGCGTCGGCGTCAACAGCCTCCTCCAAATCGCGCTGTTCGTCCCGTACGCGTTCCTGTTTCTCACCGTCCTCCGGGGGACGGCGGTGTCCGTTTCCATGACGCTCATCGCGCAGATGGTCCTCGTCTTCCTCGGTCTCCCCCTCGCACTCGGATACGTCGCGCAAAAAGTCGCGTTCCGAACGATGGGCCGAGAAGCGTACTACGAGCGCGTCATCCCGAAAATCGGCCCGTTCGGCTTGCTCGGGTTGTTGTTCACCGTCGTCGTGATGTTCGCACTGAAAGGGGATTTCATCGTCTCGAACCCCGACCAGATCGTTCTCATAGCGATTCCCCTCCTGCTATTTTTCGTCGGATTGTGGACCATCGCATACGGTCTCGGCGCGCTTCTCGGCTTCGAGTACACCGAGAGCGTGAGCCTCGCCTTTACCGCCGCCTCGAACAACTTCGAGTTGGCCATCGCGGTCGCGGTCGCCGTCTTCGGTATCGGGAGCAACGTCGCCCTTGCGACGGTCGTCGGACCGCTCATCGAAGTTCCGGTGATGCTCGCGCTCGTTCGAGTCGCGCTCGCAACCAAAGACCAACTGTTCGGCGACCGTTCGGGCGTTCCCGGCGGCGTATCGTCCGACTAA
- a CDS encoding ArsR/SmtB family transcription factor, giving the protein MDETTRIRRLLTDELGECCDADVERRLGELESLADTAFGDDAVRPVFAVLGNETRYRLTRALVAAGDELCVCELEPLVDVSESAVSHALSDLVAAGLLVRRKEGNWRYYAATSLAAELFATAESEVNDA; this is encoded by the coding sequence ATGGACGAGACGACTCGAATCAGACGCCTGCTCACCGACGAACTCGGGGAGTGTTGTGACGCGGACGTCGAACGACGACTCGGCGAGTTGGAATCGCTCGCCGATACCGCGTTCGGAGACGATGCGGTCCGCCCCGTCTTCGCGGTTCTCGGAAACGAGACGCGATACCGACTCACGCGGGCGCTCGTCGCCGCAGGCGACGAACTCTGTGTTTGTGAACTCGAACCGCTCGTGGACGTGAGCGAGAGCGCCGTGAGCCATGCACTTTCGGACCTCGTTGCCGCCGGTCTCCTCGTTCGCAGAAAGGAAGGGAACTGGCGCTACTACGCGGCCACCTCCCTCGCCGCGGAACTGTTCGCGACGGCCGAAAGCGAGGTGAACGACGCGTGA
- a CDS encoding site-specific DNA-methyltransferase, translating to MSSAVLGDSVEKGSVSSDEYTFRMDRVRIPYNSHTKEHSMREQGQTSLFGNETGYEWNPNAEGVKPRDVIDVLTVNNASNERADHPTQKPEEHLRKIVWATSDKDDLVLDSFGGSGTTYAVAEQFGRNWVGTENSLTDSRSIR from the coding sequence GTGTCGTCGGCCGTCCTCGGGGATTCCGTCGAGAAGGGAAGCGTATCGAGCGACGAGTACACGTTTCGGATGGACCGGGTTCGCATCCCGTACAACAGCCACACGAAGGAGCATTCCATGCGTGAGCAGGGGCAGACATCGCTCTTCGGCAACGAGACGGGCTACGAGTGGAACCCGAACGCGGAGGGGGTCAAACCGCGGGACGTCATCGACGTGCTGACCGTGAACAACGCGAGCAACGAACGGGCCGACCATCCGACGCAGAAGCCCGAGGAGCACCTCCGGAAGATAGTTTGGGCGACGTCGGACAAGGACGACCTCGTACTCGACTCCTTCGGCGGGTCGGGGACGACGTACGCGGTCGCAGAACAGTTCGGGCGGAACTGGGTCGGGACGGAAAATTCGCTGACGGATTCGCGGTCGATACGCTGA
- a CDS encoding replication factor C large subunit, translating to MTDWTEKYRPTTLSEVRGNNKARDKLKQWADTWEDHGDAVILHGSPGVGKTSAAHALANDMGWPTIELNASDQRTGDVVKRVAGEAAKSGTLTGGTAGRRVVIMDEADNLTHNADRGGSRAITDVVKSANQPLILIANEFYDMSNSLRNACETIEFRNVSARSIVPALRDICRQENIEYESEALEAIAENDSGDLRSAVNDLQAVATTNGKLTRDDVVTGERDTTSGIFDFLDDLIKKQDAEGALKASYDVDETPDNMLNWIEDNLPKDYEGRELADAYGYMANADRWLGRVRATQNYKYWRYAGDNMTAGVAAARQGKKGGWTRYGPPSYWRKLGSSRGKRDTRDYIARKIAEESGISMSTARREVIPFLSAMTHHCKNRELTVAMAAQYDLEEKHVAFVTGSGKTTNKVQSIVEDAEESKAEAAVEHSGGAFEGFASESDGDEPTDDAEADETDDSADESTEAGAADSEPDETKADDGQASFGDFT from the coding sequence ATGACCGACTGGACGGAGAAATATCGCCCGACCACGCTATCGGAGGTTCGGGGGAACAACAAGGCCCGAGACAAACTGAAACAATGGGCCGACACGTGGGAGGACCACGGGGATGCCGTCATCCTCCACGGCAGCCCCGGCGTCGGAAAGACCTCGGCGGCCCACGCGCTGGCGAACGACATGGGCTGGCCGACCATCGAGTTGAACGCCAGCGACCAGCGCACGGGCGACGTCGTGAAGCGCGTCGCGGGCGAGGCGGCGAAGAGCGGGACCCTCACCGGCGGGACGGCGGGGCGACGGGTCGTCATCATGGACGAGGCGGACAACCTGACGCACAACGCCGACCGCGGCGGCTCGCGGGCCATCACGGACGTGGTGAAATCCGCAAACCAGCCGCTCATCCTCATCGCCAACGAGTTCTACGACATGTCGAACTCGCTCCGGAACGCCTGTGAGACCATCGAGTTCCGGAACGTGTCGGCGCGAAGCATCGTCCCCGCGCTCCGCGACATCTGCCGACAGGAGAACATCGAGTACGAATCCGAAGCGCTGGAAGCCATCGCCGAAAACGACAGCGGCGACCTTCGCTCGGCGGTCAACGACCTGCAAGCGGTCGCCACCACGAACGGGAAACTGACCCGCGACGACGTGGTGACGGGCGAACGCGACACGACCAGCGGCATCTTCGACTTCCTCGACGACCTCATCAAGAAACAGGACGCCGAGGGCGCGCTGAAGGCCTCCTACGACGTGGACGAGACGCCCGACAACATGCTGAACTGGATAGAGGACAACCTCCCGAAGGACTACGAGGGGCGGGAACTCGCCGACGCCTACGGCTACATGGCGAACGCGGACCGCTGGCTCGGACGGGTGCGCGCCACGCAGAACTACAAGTACTGGCGCTACGCGGGCGACAACATGACCGCGGGTGTGGCCGCCGCCCGGCAAGGAAAGAAGGGCGGTTGGACGCGCTACGGCCCGCCGAGCTACTGGCGCAAACTCGGCAGTTCGCGGGGCAAGCGCGACACCCGCGACTACATCGCCCGGAAGATTGCCGAGGAGAGCGGCATCAGCATGAGCACGGCTCGACGCGAGGTCATCCCGTTCCTCTCGGCGATGACCCACCACTGCAAGAACCGCGAACTGACCGTGGCGATGGCGGCGCAGTACGATTTGGAGGAGAAACACGTCGCGTTCGTTACGGGAAGCGGAAAGACCACGAACAAGGTTCAGAGCATCGTCGAGGACGCGGAAGAGTCGAAAGCGGAGGCGGCCGTCGAACACTCCGGCGGCGCGTTCGAGGGGTTCGCGTCGGAATCGGACGGGGACGAACCGACCGACGACGCCGAAGCGGACGAAACGGACGACTCGGCGGACGAATCCACCGAGGCGGGAGCAGCGGACTCGGAACCCGACGAGACGAAAGCCGACGACGGGCAGGCCAGTTTCGGCGACTTCACGTGA
- a CDS encoding Na+/H+ antiporter NhaC family protein encodes METIHAGVWSVVPALVAISLAWYSRDAIIGLFCGIASAGVVYGAIKPASAGVPGSMIGSPVGTVLGGVFGLKHVPTIIATAPLFSDSWYVENVLLAIFAIGGMIGLMIRSGALRGVLEALTARTDSAADAEKAAFLAGIIIHIDDYFNCLVVGSMMRPLTDKYDVSRAKLAYYVDSAGSPAARLAFYSTWGAALIGFIGKALVQAQQQDKLPADMSQYVAGQGESAHAVTNQIWPLFFNSIFFGFYSWVALIVAALVAWQVVPNIMGMDREESRARNGGGVVGDDHDPMISREMDEYEMAETATPDWRNFAIPIATMILVGLGAMFWRSSPVLTAPSMTTLFSVGGYRLMLPDGGKWAFNIGGVRLGLASFSALVVAFVLYRAKGDIPSNKDATEAMTRGFKGILLAAVILMFASSIQNAVTILDISSFVTNNFSGVPPEFVPVSLFLITSMVSFSDGSSWSTYGIMFPIAMPIAFTTGANLPLVMGAVFSGGIFGDHSSPISDTTVLASSTSGSDHLVHVRTQIPYAVICATIAASLFFLLGFVLPQGFRIFPY; translated from the coding sequence ATGGAAACGATTCATGCCGGAGTCTGGTCGGTGGTTCCGGCGCTGGTCGCCATCAGCCTCGCGTGGTATTCGCGCGACGCGATAATCGGTCTCTTCTGCGGTATCGCCAGCGCTGGCGTCGTCTACGGGGCGATAAAGCCCGCCTCCGCCGGTGTTCCGGGAAGTATGATAGGAAGTCCCGTGGGGACGGTCCTCGGCGGGGTTTTCGGCCTGAAACACGTCCCGACGATAATCGCCACCGCGCCGCTCTTTTCCGACTCGTGGTACGTCGAGAACGTCCTGCTCGCCATCTTCGCCATCGGCGGGATGATAGGACTGATGATTCGGTCCGGGGCGCTCCGAGGCGTCCTCGAAGCGCTCACGGCGCGAACCGACTCCGCGGCGGACGCCGAGAAGGCGGCGTTCCTCGCGGGCATCATCATCCACATCGACGACTACTTCAACTGCTTGGTGGTCGGGTCGATGATGCGCCCGTTGACGGACAAGTACGACGTCTCGCGGGCGAAACTCGCCTACTACGTCGATTCCGCCGGAAGCCCCGCCGCCCGACTCGCGTTCTACTCGACGTGGGGCGCGGCGCTCATCGGCTTCATCGGGAAGGCGCTCGTGCAGGCCCAACAACAGGACAAACTCCCCGCCGACATGAGTCAGTACGTCGCCGGGCAGGGTGAGTCGGCCCACGCGGTGACCAACCAGATATGGCCGCTCTTTTTCAACAGCATCTTCTTCGGCTTCTACTCGTGGGTCGCGCTCATCGTCGCCGCGCTGGTCGCGTGGCAGGTCGTTCCCAACATCATGGGCATGGACCGCGAGGAGTCGCGGGCGCGCAACGGCGGCGGCGTCGTCGGCGACGACCACGACCCGATGATATCCCGCGAGATGGACGAGTACGAGATGGCCGAGACGGCCACGCCTGACTGGCGCAACTTCGCCATCCCCATCGCCACGATGATTCTCGTCGGCCTCGGCGCGATGTTTTGGCGGAGCAGTCCCGTCCTCACCGCGCCGTCGATGACCACCCTGTTCTCCGTCGGCGGCTATCGGCTCATGCTCCCGGACGGCGGGAAGTGGGCGTTCAACATCGGCGGAGTTCGCCTCGGACTCGCGTCCTTCTCGGCGCTGGTCGTCGCGTTCGTCCTCTACCGTGCGAAGGGCGACATCCCGAGCAACAAGGACGCGACGGAGGCGATGACGCGCGGGTTCAAGGGTATCTTGCTCGCCGCGGTCATCCTCATGTTCGCCAGTTCCATCCAGAACGCCGTGACCATCCTCGACATCTCCTCGTTCGTCACGAACAACTTCTCCGGCGTGCCGCCGGAGTTCGTGCCCGTCTCGCTGTTCCTCATCACCAGCATGGTGAGCTTTTCCGACGGCAGTTCGTGGTCCACCTACGGCATCATGTTCCCCATCGCCATGCCCATCGCGTTCACCACCGGCGCGAACCTCCCGCTCGTCATGGGCGCTGTGTTCAGCGGCGGCATCTTCGGCGACCACAGTTCGCCCATCAGCGATACGACGGTTCTGGCGTCCTCGACCAGCGGGAGCGACCACCTCGTCCACGTCAGGACGCAGATACCTTACGCCGTCATCTGCGCGACCATCGCGGCGTCGTTGTTCTTCCTTCTCGGGTTCGTCCTCCCGCAGGGATTCCGCATCTTCCCGTACTGA
- a CDS encoding amino acid ABC transporter ATP-binding protein: protein MSAPDVPEVEYDSVDKYFGETHVLKDVSLSVEDGEVVVVVGPSGSGKSTLLRCTNRLEEIQGGEIRIEGESITDPDVDVNSLRQHIGMVFQSFNLFPHKTAVENVALGPQVVKGFEESEATKWATAMLDRVGLSDQADSYPNQLSGGQQQRVAIARALAMDPSVMLFDEVTSALDPELVGEVLEVMRNLAEEGMTMLVVTHEMGFAREVGDRVVLMSEGRIVESGPPADFFAHPETERARQFLARVH, encoded by the coding sequence ATGAGCGCCCCCGACGTTCCCGAAGTCGAGTACGACAGCGTTGACAAGTACTTCGGCGAGACGCACGTCCTGAAGGACGTCTCGCTCTCCGTCGAGGACGGCGAAGTGGTCGTCGTCGTCGGCCCGAGCGGGAGCGGCAAATCGACGCTCTTGCGGTGTACGAACCGCCTCGAAGAGATTCAAGGCGGCGAGATTCGCATCGAGGGCGAGTCGATAACCGACCCGGACGTGGACGTGAACAGCCTGCGCCAGCACATCGGGATGGTGTTCCAGAGCTTCAACCTCTTCCCGCACAAGACCGCGGTCGAAAACGTCGCCCTCGGGCCGCAAGTGGTCAAGGGGTTCGAGGAGTCGGAGGCGACGAAGTGGGCGACCGCGATGTTGGACCGCGTTGGTCTCTCGGACCAAGCCGACTCCTATCCCAACCAGCTTTCGGGCGGGCAACAACAGCGCGTCGCCATCGCCCGCGCGCTGGCCATGGACCCGAGCGTCATGCTGTTCGACGAGGTGACGAGCGCGCTCGACCCCGAACTCGTCGGCGAGGTGCTCGAAGTGATGCGCAACTTAGCCGAGGAAGGGATGACGATGCTCGTCGTCACCCACGAGATGGGCTTCGCCCGCGAAGTGGGCGATAGGGTCGTCCTCATGTCCGAGGGCCGCATCGTGGAGTCGGGACCGCCGGCGGACTTCTTCGCCCATCCCGAAACCGAGCGTGCGAGGCAGTTCCTCGCACGGGTTCACTGA
- a CDS encoding amino acid ABC transporter permease, protein MAETYTERGIERPTDGETGWLNDRRVRWLGIAIAGVFSLGVAFFLLLILTQFVDYQLLVTILPQFIDALLLVLQIILISGVLSLTFGVMVGLGRVSQTGFTQRIATLYVEFFRGTPLLFQLFVVYLGVPAFWPPGQFPLQNWSFAAAIIGLTLNHTAYIGEAVKGGINSVSGGQSEAARSLGMSYIDSMRYVVLPQAWRNALAAIGNDLVILVKDTSLLTVLAIPELISVFRNVNSATFDAWTPIVVVSVAYLVITVPLGKLVRTMEERSMWGTER, encoded by the coding sequence ATGGCCGAGACATACACCGAGCGGGGTATCGAGCGACCGACGGACGGTGAAACGGGGTGGTTGAACGACCGGCGGGTCAGGTGGCTCGGTATCGCCATCGCGGGCGTCTTCTCGCTCGGCGTCGCGTTCTTCCTCCTGTTGATCCTCACGCAGTTCGTGGATTATCAACTGCTGGTGACCATCCTCCCGCAGTTCATCGACGCGCTGTTGCTCGTCCTCCAGATAATCCTCATCTCGGGCGTCCTGTCGCTCACCTTCGGCGTGATGGTCGGATTGGGTCGCGTGTCACAAACCGGGTTCACCCAGCGGATAGCGACGCTGTACGTCGAGTTCTTCCGCGGAACGCCGCTGCTGTTCCAGTTGTTCGTCGTCTACCTCGGCGTTCCGGCGTTCTGGCCGCCGGGACAGTTCCCGCTCCAGAACTGGAGTTTCGCGGCGGCCATCATCGGGTTGACGCTGAACCACACCGCCTACATCGGCGAGGCGGTCAAGGGCGGCATCAACTCCGTCTCCGGCGGGCAGTCGGAGGCGGCGCGCTCGCTCGGCATGTCGTACATCGACTCGATGCGCTACGTCGTCCTGCCCCAAGCGTGGCGGAACGCGCTCGCGGCCATCGGCAACGACCTCGTTATCCTCGTCAAGGACACGTCGCTGCTGACGGTGCTGGCGATTCCCGAACTCATCAGCGTCTTCCGGAACGTGAACAGCGCGACGTTCGACGCGTGGACGCCCATCGTCGTGGTGTCCGTCGCCTACCTCGTCATCACGGTGCCGCTCGGCAAACTCGTCCGAACGATGGAGGAACGTTCCATGTGGGGGACGGAACGATGA
- a CDS encoding basic amino acid ABC transporter substrate-binding protein — MHRRSFLRGTGGAIAALTFAENASAQNNGTIRIGSDIPYRPFEYRTKTGELVGFDVDIANAVFEGQLDRNYEFVQTSFDTIIPSLNNGNFRVIMSAMTITPERSKQVDFSDPYFTAYQTVLILKNSDITSLQDLKGETVAVQKGTTGEAAAQDLKKQFNGDLTIDSYDQIPGAFSALGNNQAAAVINDNTVNAEFAQQNDNVTFLKGEGAAQEQGKENAPPYLTLTVEEYGIAFRKNDDQLKNQVNDALSTIRDNGTYDELYNKYFQTPGGTTSG, encoded by the coding sequence ATGCACAGACGGAGCTTTCTCAGGGGGACCGGCGGAGCTATCGCCGCGCTGACGTTCGCCGAAAACGCGAGCGCACAGAACAACGGCACCATCAGAATCGGTTCCGACATCCCGTATCGCCCGTTCGAATACCGGACCAAGACCGGCGAGCTCGTCGGTTTCGACGTGGACATCGCCAATGCCGTTTTCGAGGGGCAACTCGACCGCAACTACGAGTTCGTCCAGACGAGCTTCGACACCATCATCCCGAGTTTGAACAACGGGAACTTCCGCGTCATCATGAGCGCGATGACCATCACGCCGGAACGGTCGAAACAGGTCGATTTCTCCGACCCGTACTTCACGGCGTATCAGACCGTCCTCATCCTGAAAAACAGCGACATAACGTCGCTGCAGGATTTGAAGGGCGAAACGGTCGCCGTGCAGAAAGGGACGACGGGGGAGGCCGCCGCACAGGACCTGAAAAAGCAGTTCAACGGCGACCTCACCATCGACAGCTACGACCAGATTCCGGGCGCGTTCTCGGCGCTGGGGAACAACCAAGCCGCGGCCGTCATCAACGACAACACGGTCAACGCCGAGTTCGCCCAACAGAACGACAACGTAACGTTCCTGAAGGGGGAGGGTGCCGCCCAGGAACAGGGGAAGGAAAACGCGCCGCCGTATCTCACGCTCACCGTCGAGGAGTACGGCATCGCCTTCCGGAAGAACGACGACCAACTCAAAAACCAGGTCAACGACGCGCTCTCGACCATCCGAGACAACGGTACGTACGACGAACTGTACAACAAGTACTTCCAGACGCCGGGAGGCACGACCAGCGGCTAA
- a CDS encoding COX15/CtaA family protein: MGSRFRRFAAFTTALTFILILLGVYTAAMGAGLSCGQDWPFCRGGVLPQTIPDFIEWFHRLVAMVTGFFILGTTIGAWKYYDSTRIRAAATLALVVLPVQVLLGGATVLIYGPLVQTAHHAAAMVIFSSLLATTLWAYEEPQQATAPATDSPGGYPSDD; encoded by the coding sequence ATGGGGTCACGATTTCGACGCTTCGCCGCGTTCACGACGGCACTGACCTTTATCCTCATCCTGCTCGGCGTGTACACCGCCGCGATGGGTGCGGGACTCTCGTGCGGTCAGGACTGGCCGTTCTGTCGTGGAGGCGTCCTTCCGCAAACCATTCCGGATTTCATCGAGTGGTTCCACCGACTCGTCGCCATGGTGACCGGCTTCTTCATCCTCGGCACCACCATCGGCGCGTGGAAGTACTACGACAGCACGCGAATCCGCGCCGCGGCGACCCTCGCGCTGGTCGTCCTCCCGGTGCAGGTGTTGCTCGGCGGCGCGACGGTGCTCATCTACGGACCGCTCGTGCAGACGGCCCACCACGCCGCCGCGATGGTGATATTCTCGTCGCTCCTCGCGACGACGCTGTGGGCCTACGAGGAACCCCAGCAGGCGACGGCACCCGCGACGGATTCGCCCGGCGGCTACCCGTCGGACGACTAA